From one Melospiza melodia melodia isolate bMelMel2 chromosome 6, bMelMel2.pri, whole genome shotgun sequence genomic stretch:
- the IMMP1L gene encoding mitochondrial inner membrane protease subunit 1, whose protein sequence is MLRNALGKACRFLGYTVQYGCIAHCAFEYLGGIVVCSGPSMEPTIQNSDVVFLENLSRHFYCIQKGDIVIVKSPNDPKSNICKRVIGLEGDKVCTSNPSDFLKSHSYVPKGHVWLEGDNLRNSTDSRCYGPVPYGLIRGRICLKIWPLNDFGFLRASPNGHRFLDD, encoded by the exons ATGCTTCGCAATGCCCTAGGAAAAGCCTGCCGGTTTCTGGGCTACACGGTGCAGTATGGCTGCATAGCACACTGTGCCTTCGAGTACCTTGGAGGGATTGTTGTG TGCTCTGGACCTTCCATGGAACCAACCATTCAGAACTCTGATGTTGTCTTTTTAGAGAACCTCAGCCGCCACTTTTACTGCATCCAAAA aggAGATATTGTAATTGTCAAAagcccaaatgaccccaaatcaAATATCTGTAAAAGAGTAATTGGCTTGGAAGGGGATAAAGTCTGCACAAGCAACCCTTCAGATTTCCTTAAGAGTCACAGCTAT gtGCCTAAAGGACATGTCTGGTTAGAAGGTGATAATCTCAGGAATTCTACAGATTCCAGGTGCTACGGACCTGTTCCTTATGGGCTGATAAGAGGACGCATTTGTCTTAAG ATATGGCCTCTGAATGACTTTGGATTTCTACGTGCAAGCCCCAACGGCCACAGATTTCTTGATGATTAA